A stretch of the Bradyrhizobium arachidis genome encodes the following:
- the nhaD gene encoding sodium:proton antiporter NhaD, with translation MLIAIAAIFVLAYAAIALEHPLGVNKSATALIGAGLLWAVYAIMIGDHAMVGRQIDESVASTAQIVFFLIGAMTIVEVVDAHDGFEVITSRMNTTSQVRLMWLVGFVAFFLSAVLDNLTTTIVMVSLIQRLLARRDDRLLFASVIVIAANAGGAWTVIGDVTTTMLWIGGQITPLNIMGAVFLPSLVNLLVPLAFISFSLQGKTIAPAPKEDRLHGVELLERNLMFYLGLGTLIAVPAFKTITHLPPFMGVLLGLGIVWLVGELVHRNKDEHVRRPLTLAHALTRIDMSAIVFFVGILLAVACLDHAGLLTMLARWLEATVGRQDVIVILLGLLSAVIDNVPLVAATMGMYDLAHYPPDSFIWEFIAYCAGTGGSILIIGSAAGVAAMGLEKIEFLWYARRIGGLALLGYLAGAGVYVAQYALMP, from the coding sequence TTGCTCATCGCGATCGCCGCCATCTTCGTTCTGGCCTATGCGGCGATCGCGCTCGAACATCCGCTCGGTGTCAACAAGAGCGCCACCGCGCTGATCGGCGCGGGGCTGCTGTGGGCCGTCTATGCGATCATGATCGGCGACCACGCCATGGTCGGCCGCCAGATCGATGAATCCGTCGCCTCCACCGCGCAGATCGTATTCTTCCTGATCGGCGCGATGACGATCGTCGAAGTGGTCGACGCGCATGACGGATTCGAGGTCATCACCTCCCGCATGAACACGACGAGCCAAGTCCGGCTGATGTGGCTGGTCGGCTTCGTCGCGTTCTTCCTGAGCGCCGTCCTGGACAATCTCACGACGACCATCGTGATGGTCTCGTTGATCCAGCGGTTGCTCGCAAGGCGAGACGACCGCCTGCTGTTCGCGTCCGTGATCGTCATTGCTGCGAATGCGGGCGGCGCCTGGACCGTGATCGGCGATGTCACCACGACGATGCTGTGGATCGGCGGACAGATCACGCCGCTGAACATCATGGGCGCCGTGTTCCTCCCCTCGCTGGTCAACCTGCTGGTGCCGCTGGCGTTCATCAGCTTCTCCCTCCAGGGCAAGACCATCGCGCCTGCCCCGAAGGAAGACAGGCTGCACGGCGTCGAGCTGCTTGAACGCAACCTGATGTTCTACCTCGGGCTCGGCACGCTGATCGCCGTGCCCGCCTTCAAGACGATCACGCATCTGCCGCCCTTCATGGGCGTGCTGCTCGGGCTCGGCATCGTCTGGCTGGTCGGCGAGCTCGTTCATCGCAACAAGGACGAGCATGTCCGCCGCCCTCTTACGCTGGCGCATGCGCTGACCCGGATCGACATGAGCGCGATCGTGTTCTTCGTCGGCATCCTGCTCGCGGTCGCCTGCCTCGACCATGCCGGCCTCCTGACGATGCTCGCCCGATGGCTCGAGGCGACCGTGGGCCGGCAGGACGTCATCGTGATCCTGCTGGGGCTGCTCAGCGCCGTGATCGACAACGTGCCGCTGGTCGCCGCGACGATGGGCATGTACGACCTCGCGCATTATCCGCCCGACAGCTTCATCTGGGAGTTCATTGCCTACTGCGCCGGCACCGGCGGATCGATCCTGATCATCGGCTCGGCGGCGGGCGTCGCCGCGATGGGGCTCGAGAAGATCGAGTTCCTCTGGTACGCCCGCCGCATCGGTGGGCTAGCGCTGCTTGGCTATCTGGCCGGAGCGGGCGTCTACGTCGCGCAATACGCGCTGATGCCTTGA
- a CDS encoding NAD(P)-dependent oxidoreductase: protein MAKVAFLGLGVMGFPMAGHLVKKGGHEVTVYNRTAAKAKEWADKFGGKTAATPKAAAEGQDFVMCCVGNDNDLRAVTIGADGAFAGMKKGATFVDHTTASAEVARELDAAATKAGFKFVDAPVSGGQAGAENGVLTVMCGGAADAYAGAEPIITGAYARMCKLLGPAGSGQLTKMVNQICIAGLVQGLSEGIHFAKKSGLDVAAVIETISKGAAQSWQMENRYKTMNENKYDFGFAVEWMRKDLSISLAEARRNGANLPVTALVDQFYAEVEKMGGKRWDTSSLLARLSR, encoded by the coding sequence ATGGCTAAAGTCGCTTTCCTCGGTCTCGGCGTGATGGGCTTCCCGATGGCGGGTCACCTCGTGAAAAAGGGCGGCCATGAGGTCACCGTCTACAACCGCACCGCGGCCAAGGCGAAGGAATGGGCCGACAAGTTCGGCGGCAAGACCGCGGCCACGCCGAAGGCCGCCGCCGAAGGCCAGGATTTTGTGATGTGCTGCGTCGGCAACGACAACGATCTGCGCGCGGTGACGATCGGCGCGGACGGCGCCTTTGCCGGCATGAAGAAGGGCGCGACCTTCGTCGACCACACCACAGCTTCGGCTGAAGTCGCGCGCGAGCTCGATGCCGCCGCCACCAAGGCCGGCTTCAAATTCGTCGATGCCCCGGTCTCCGGTGGCCAGGCCGGCGCGGAGAACGGCGTGCTCACGGTGATGTGCGGCGGCGCGGCGGACGCCTATGCCGGCGCCGAGCCGATCATCACAGGCGCCTATGCGCGGATGTGTAAACTGCTCGGGCCCGCCGGCTCCGGCCAGCTGACCAAGATGGTCAACCAGATCTGCATTGCCGGTCTCGTGCAGGGGCTCTCCGAAGGCATCCACTTCGCCAAGAAGTCGGGCCTCGACGTCGCGGCCGTTATCGAAACCATCTCGAAGGGCGCCGCGCAGTCCTGGCAGATGGAGAACCGCTACAAGACCATGAACGAGAACAAGTACGATTTCGGCTTTGCCGTCGAATGGATGCGCAAGGACCTCTCGATCTCGCTGGCCGAAGCCCGCCGCAACGGCGCCAATCTGCCGGTGACCGCGCTGGTCGACCAGTTCTATGCCGAGGTCGAGAAGATGGGCGGCAAGCGCTGGGATACGTCGAGCCTGCTCGCGCGCTTGTCGCGCTGA
- a CDS encoding VOC family protein, protein MGVSVGILDHFNIRTRKLAETVRFYEDVLGLEKGARPNFAFPGAWMYSEGKAVVHLVDISVTDEAQKPDSGVVHHVAFVSQGFDGMKRRLSSKGMAFDSRQVPGGDLWQIFVHDPNGVMIELNYEAAKEQGAAPTENAGDIGRQ, encoded by the coding sequence ATGGGTGTGAGCGTGGGCATCCTCGATCATTTCAACATCAGGACCCGGAAACTCGCCGAGACCGTCCGCTTCTACGAGGACGTGCTGGGGCTCGAGAAGGGCGCGCGGCCAAATTTCGCCTTTCCGGGCGCCTGGATGTACAGCGAGGGCAAAGCGGTGGTGCACCTGGTCGATATTTCCGTGACCGATGAGGCCCAAAAGCCCGATTCCGGCGTTGTCCATCACGTCGCCTTCGTGAGCCAGGGGTTTGACGGCATGAAGCGGCGGCTGAGCTCCAAGGGCATGGCTTTCGACTCCCGGCAGGTGCCCGGCGGTGACCTCTGGCAGATCTTCGTGCACGACCCCAACGGGGTGATGATCGAGCTGAACTACGAGGCGGCCAAGGAGCAGGGAGCTGCGCCTACGGAGAATGCCGGGGATATCGGGAGGCAGTAG